One region of Triticum aestivum cultivar Chinese Spring chromosome 6B, IWGSC CS RefSeq v2.1, whole genome shotgun sequence genomic DNA includes:
- the LOC123136256 gene encoding MEIOTIC F-BOX protein MOF, translating to MSRREKPAPAAEMADRQALAPPPPRRVPMLPSYWVHLTSGGSSTPNPRQMESTNESSCSLTAVGGRSKVATDYRVENRCGARNHNQFEGKRKKAVVAGEDRISELPDVLLHHVLSLLPVDEAVQTSVLARRWRHLWKHIPVLRLLGPNKKRFTSAEDFDKFVNHLISLRGHLPLVSCEIQAYPTSDDYAGEPDEPLPNIYFDSWIQYALLCKVHVLKIVGDDVGAETELIVPLISQHLRSLEVHHVLVEKDFVDFSSCPMLEELKMQECGLWVRKMSFPSLKRLWLTECNFPEAHRVCISAPSLVSLRLHDSGGKTPLLESMPLLDTASLDLSGRCKDKCRGCGGDQSCEGCHGYPAGSYSSVLLNTLSNAVNLELKDQPEVYIYKRDLEFCPMFGRLKTLLLDMWCRATDLHALVRILQHTPVLEKLTLQLRSDWNLLSAARGERKHVRIEQSFSCVHLKEVSIECEEKLRVKDKVNQIVKIMTRNGVLTENISFKKIPRPEVYRLVCVSPRAFDPNWSGED from the exons ATGTCTCGCCGGGAGAAGCCCGCACCGGCAGCGGAAATGGCGGATCGTcaagccctagcgccgccgcctccgcgtcgCGTCCCGATGCTACCGAGTTACTGGGTCCACCTTACCTCCGGCGGCAGCTCTACACCGAATCCGCG GCAAATGGAGTCAACCAATGAGTCATCGTGCTCTCTCACTGCTGTTGGTGGCCGGAGCAAAGTAGCAACTGACTATCGAGTTGAG AACCGCTGTGGTGCCCGCAACCACAACCAGTTTGAAGGAAAGCGGAAGAAGGCTGTGGTGGCAGGCGAGGACCGCATCAGTGAACTCCCGGACGTGCTCCTCCACCATGTGCTCTCCTTGTTGCCGGTGGATGAGGCCGTGCAGACATCTGTGCTGGCCCGCCGGTGGCGACACCTCTGGAAGCACATACCCGTCCTGCGCCTCCTAGGTCCCAACAAGAAGAGGTTCACCAGTGCCGAGGATTTTGACAAGTTCGTGAACCATCTCATCTCCCTCCGTGGCCATTTACCTCTTGTCAGCTGCGAGATCCAAGCCTATCCAACCAGTGATGATTATGCTGGTGAACCTGATGAACCCTTGCCAAACATATACTTCGATTCATGGATCCAGTACGCTCTATTGTGCAAGGTTCATGTGCTCAaaattgtcggtgatgatgtgggAGCAGAAACAGAGCTCATCGTGCCTCTCATCTCCCAGCACCTGAGGAGCCTGGAAGTTCATCATGTTCTGGTGGAAAAGGATTTTGTCGATTTCTCAAGCTGTCCGATGTTAGAAGAACTGAAGATGCAGGAATGTGGCCTTTGGGTGCGCAAGATGTCGTTTCCATCGCTAAAGCGTCTGTGGCTTACCGAATGCAACTTCCCTGAGGCGCATCGTGTTTGTATTTCTGCACCCAGTCTTGTTTCACTGCGTCTGCATGACAGTGGAGGCAAGACTCCTTTGCTTGAAAGCATGCCATTGCTTGATACAGCGTCCCTTGACCTTTCTGGTCGATGCAAGGATAAGTGTCGGGGTTGTGGTGGTGATCAAAGCTGTGAAGGTTGTCATGGTTATCCTGCAGGGAGTTATAGTAGTGTGCTTTTGAATACTTTGTCCAATGCTGTCAATTTGGAGTTGAAAGATCAACCTGAAGTG TACATCTACAAAAGGGATTTGGAATTTTGCCCCATGTTTGGCAGATTGAAGACTCTTTTACTCGACATGTGGTGCAGGGCTACTGACCTGCATGCACTAGTTCGCATTCTGCAGCACACGCCAGTTCTTGAAAAGCTCACTCTCCAGCTTCGTAGCGACTGG AATTTGTTAAGCGCAGCCCGAGGTGAAAGAAAACATGTTCGAATAGAGCAATCATTTTCATGCGTGCATCTTAAGGAAGTCAGCATTGAATGTGAAGAGAAACTAAGGGTCAAGGATAAGGTCAACCAAATTGTGAAGATCATGACTAGAAATGGCGTACTTACTGAAAACATCAGTTTCAAGAAGATCCCAAGGCCAGAAG TCTATCGTCTCGTGTGTGTATCACCTAGGGCCTTTGATCCCAACTGGTCCGGTGAAGACTAA